From the genome of Callithrix jacchus isolate 240 chromosome 7, calJac240_pri, whole genome shotgun sequence, one region includes:
- the AKR1C4 gene encoding aldo-keto reductase family 1 member C4 isoform X2: MDPTCQRVKLNDGHFMPVLGFGTYAPPEVPKNRTVEAVKLAIEAGFRHIDSAHLYNNEEQVGLAIRSKIADGSVKREDIFYTSKLWCTSHRPELVQSALESSLKQLQLDYVDLYLVHFPVALKPGEDLLPKDENGKVIFDTVDLCATWEAMEKCKDAGLAKSIGVSNFNRRQLEMILNKPGLRYKPVCNQVECHPYLNQSKLLDFCKSKDIVLVAYSALGTQRLELWVDLNSPVLLEDPVLCALAKKHKRTPALIALRYQLQRGVVVLAKSYNEQRIRENVQVFKFQLTSEDMKVLDGLNRNFRYIVLDFFAGHPDYPFSDEY; the protein is encoded by the exons ATGGATCCCACATGTCAGCGTGTGAAGCTAAATGATGGTCACTTCATGCCTGTATTGGGATTTGGCACCTATGCACCTCCAGAG GTCCCGAAGAATAGAACTGTGGAGGCTGTCAAATTAGCAATAGAAGCTGGCTTCCGCCATATTGATTCTGCTCATTTATACAATAATGAGGAGCAAGTTGGACTGGCCATTAGAAGCAAGATTGCAGATGGCAGTGTGAAGAGAGAAGACATATTCTACACGTCAAAG CTTTGGTGCACTTCCCATCGACCAGAGTTGGTGCAATCAGCCTTGGAAAGCTCACTGAAACAACTGCAACTGGACTATGTTGACCTCTATCTTGTTCATTTCCCAGTGGCTCTCAAG CCAGGTGAGGACCTACTACCAAAAGATGAAAATGGAAAAGTAATATTCGACACAGTGGATCTCTGTGCCACATGGGAG GCCATGGAGAAGTGTAAGGACGCAGGGTTGGCCAAATCCATCGGGGTTTCCAACTTCAACCGCAGGCAGCTGGAGATGATCCTCAACAAGCCAGGGCTCAGGTACAAGCCCGTCTGCAACCAG GTGGAATGTCATCCTTACCTCAACCAGAGCAAACTGCTGGATTTCTGCAAGTCAAAAGACATTGTTCTGGTTGCCTATAGCGCTCTGGGAACCCAACGACTTGAACTATG GGTGGACCTAAACTCCCCAGTTCTCTTGGAGGACCCAGTTCTTTGTGCCTTAGCAAAGAAGCACAAGCGAACCCCAGCCCTGATTGCCCTGCGCTACCAGCTGCAGCGTGGGGTTGTGGTCCTGGCCAAGAGCTACAATGAGCAGCGGATCAGAGAGAATGTGCAG GTTTTCAAATTCCAGTTGACTTCAGAGGATATGAAAGTTCTAGATGGCCTAAACAGAAATTTTCGATATATTGTCTTGGATTT cTTTGCAGGCCACCCTGATTATCCGTTTTCAGATGAATATTAA
- the AKR1C4 gene encoding aldo-keto reductase family 1 member C4 isoform X3: MDPTCQRVKLNDGHFMPVLGFGTYAPPEVPKNRTVEAVKLAIEAGFRHIDSAHLYNNEEQVGLAIRSKIADGSVKREDIFYTSKLWCTSHRPELVQSALESSLKQLQLDYVDLYLVHFPVALKPGEDLLPKDENGKVIFDTVDLCATWEAMEKCKDAGLAKSIGVSNFNRRQLEMILNKPGLRYKPVCNQVECHPYLNQSKLLDFCKSKDIVLVAYSALGTQRLELWVDLNSPVLLEDPVLCALAKKHKRTPALIALRYQLQRGVVVLAKSYNEQRIRENVQMEIQMHVGFQHFYIWCETAQLCRQREDLNRN; encoded by the exons ATGGATCCCACATGTCAGCGTGTGAAGCTAAATGATGGTCACTTCATGCCTGTATTGGGATTTGGCACCTATGCACCTCCAGAG GTCCCGAAGAATAGAACTGTGGAGGCTGTCAAATTAGCAATAGAAGCTGGCTTCCGCCATATTGATTCTGCTCATTTATACAATAATGAGGAGCAAGTTGGACTGGCCATTAGAAGCAAGATTGCAGATGGCAGTGTGAAGAGAGAAGACATATTCTACACGTCAAAG CTTTGGTGCACTTCCCATCGACCAGAGTTGGTGCAATCAGCCTTGGAAAGCTCACTGAAACAACTGCAACTGGACTATGTTGACCTCTATCTTGTTCATTTCCCAGTGGCTCTCAAG CCAGGTGAGGACCTACTACCAAAAGATGAAAATGGAAAAGTAATATTCGACACAGTGGATCTCTGTGCCACATGGGAG GCCATGGAGAAGTGTAAGGACGCAGGGTTGGCCAAATCCATCGGGGTTTCCAACTTCAACCGCAGGCAGCTGGAGATGATCCTCAACAAGCCAGGGCTCAGGTACAAGCCCGTCTGCAACCAG GTGGAATGTCATCCTTACCTCAACCAGAGCAAACTGCTGGATTTCTGCAAGTCAAAAGACATTGTTCTGGTTGCCTATAGCGCTCTGGGAACCCAACGACTTGAACTATG GGTGGACCTAAACTCCCCAGTTCTCTTGGAGGACCCAGTTCTTTGTGCCTTAGCAAAGAAGCACAAGCGAACCCCAGCCCTGATTGCCCTGCGCTACCAGCTGCAGCGTGGGGTTGTGGTCCTGGCCAAGAGCTACAATGAGCAGCGGATCAGAGAGAATGTGCAG ATGGAAATACAGATGCATGTTGGATTTCAGCATTTCTATATCTGGTGTGAAACTGCACAACTCTGCAGACAAAGAGAGGATCTCAACAGAAACTAG
- the AKR1C4 gene encoding aldo-keto reductase family 1 member C4 isoform X1, with translation MDPTCQRVKLNDGHFMPVLGFGTYAPPEVPKNRTVEAVKLAIEAGFRHIDSAHLYNNEEQVGLAIRSKIADGSVKREDIFYTSKLWCTSHRPELVQSALESSLKQLQLDYVDLYLVHFPVALKPGEDLLPKDENGKVIFDTVDLCATWEAMEKCKDAGLAKSIGVSNFNRRQLEMILNKPGLRYKPVCNQVECHPYLNQSKLLDFCKSKDIVLVAYSALGTQRLELWVDLNSPVLLEDPVLCALAKKHKRTPALIALRYQLQRGVVVLAKSYNEQRIRENVQVFKFQLTSEDMKVLDGLNRNFRYIVLDFSFRKKKAHNIEPKR, from the exons ATGGATCCCACATGTCAGCGTGTGAAGCTAAATGATGGTCACTTCATGCCTGTATTGGGATTTGGCACCTATGCACCTCCAGAG GTCCCGAAGAATAGAACTGTGGAGGCTGTCAAATTAGCAATAGAAGCTGGCTTCCGCCATATTGATTCTGCTCATTTATACAATAATGAGGAGCAAGTTGGACTGGCCATTAGAAGCAAGATTGCAGATGGCAGTGTGAAGAGAGAAGACATATTCTACACGTCAAAG CTTTGGTGCACTTCCCATCGACCAGAGTTGGTGCAATCAGCCTTGGAAAGCTCACTGAAACAACTGCAACTGGACTATGTTGACCTCTATCTTGTTCATTTCCCAGTGGCTCTCAAG CCAGGTGAGGACCTACTACCAAAAGATGAAAATGGAAAAGTAATATTCGACACAGTGGATCTCTGTGCCACATGGGAG GCCATGGAGAAGTGTAAGGACGCAGGGTTGGCCAAATCCATCGGGGTTTCCAACTTCAACCGCAGGCAGCTGGAGATGATCCTCAACAAGCCAGGGCTCAGGTACAAGCCCGTCTGCAACCAG GTGGAATGTCATCCTTACCTCAACCAGAGCAAACTGCTGGATTTCTGCAAGTCAAAAGACATTGTTCTGGTTGCCTATAGCGCTCTGGGAACCCAACGACTTGAACTATG GGTGGACCTAAACTCCCCAGTTCTCTTGGAGGACCCAGTTCTTTGTGCCTTAGCAAAGAAGCACAAGCGAACCCCAGCCCTGATTGCCCTGCGCTACCAGCTGCAGCGTGGGGTTGTGGTCCTGGCCAAGAGCTACAATGAGCAGCGGATCAGAGAGAATGTGCAG GTTTTCAAATTCCAGTTGACTTCAGAGGATATGAAAGTTCTAGATGGCCTAAACAGAAATTTTCGATATATTGTCTTGGATTT CtcttttagaaagaagaaagcGCACAACATAGAGCCTAAAAGGTGA